The DNA sequence GAGGTCGACCGGGATGCCGATGCCTTCTTCCGGCGACTGGAAGACGATGAAGGTCGCCGTCGCGCCGGAGCGGAAAGTCTTCAAAAGCTCGTCCTCGAGCACGACTTCCGCATAGCAGCCGTCGGAGAAGCAGCGCACGAAATAGGCGCGACCGATATCCTTGCCGTCGACATTGAGGCCGAGGCCGTTCGGCAGCAGAACGCCGAGCGGGGCGAGCACGCGCAGGATCTTCGCCTTGCGGTCCGCCGTCTTCAGCACCACCACGGACAGGCCGACTTCCGGCCGGTCTTCGGCAATGACGTTCTGCATCAGCGCGCACTGGTCGGAAGATGCGCCTGCCGGCTGATCGCAAACGATCGACCACGCGCCGTGGTTGGACTTGACCGTGCCGGGTGTTCCGGCGGGCTGCTGGGCCAGGCTCTGAACAGGGAGAGCGAGAACGGCAAGGCCGAGGGCGGCGAAGGCCGACAGTCGCGAAAAGAGGGGCAGGCCCATGTAAACCTCAAAACGTCGAATCATCAGGGCTATTCTTGAAGCGCGCGGGAATAAATGAAAAGCCCTGCGGGGCACATTCCAGCGTCATATGGCGGAAATTGGGCGGGGTAGACGCCCTATCCTGTGAGTTGCCGCGCGAACCGCGTACGATGGCGCCGCCAGGGGCGCGGAAGACGTCATATAAGTCGATTCGTGCCGGCTTCTAAGGGGTGCCTGTGTGAAAAGATGCGTTTGTGCAAAAATGCCGCATGGGGTTGATTGGTCAGATGTTGCGGCATCGGACAAACTGTGGTTTGAAGCGCAGCAGTATCGCAGGGATTCTGCGTTCCGGTTTGATCCTGATCAAGCGCATTGGGGAGACACATTGTGAAAAACAAGGCTTATGCAGTTCTGGCAGCGCTTGCCTGTCTGCTTTTTGCTTCTAGCGCCTTTGCTGACAAGCCTGTCGAATGGCAGACGAACTTTCAGACGGCCGCTACGGGCATCATGGAAGAAATCACGTGGTTTGAACATTATACCCTGTGGTTCATCATTCCGATCACTCTTTTCGTTCTCCTCCTGCTGATCATCGTCGTGGTCAAGTTCCGCGAGAGTGCCAATCCGGTTCCCTCGAAGACCAGCCACAACACCGCGATCGAAGTCGTCTGGACCGTCGGTCCTGTTATCGTACTTCTTTTCCTTGCCATTCCGTCCTTCCAGCTCCTGACTGCGCAGCTCACGCCGCCCGCCAATCCGGACCTGACGCTCAAGGCGACCGGCAACCAGTGGTACTGGTCCTATGAATATGAAGTCGGCGAAAGCCCGCTCTCCTTCGACAGCATCCTGATGAAGGAAGGCGATCGCGCTGCCCTCGGCAAGGAAGACAAGAAGGAATATCCGCGCCTGCTCGCCGTCGACAACGAAGTTGTCATTCCGGTCGGCAAGACGGTTCGTGTCCTCGTCACCGCTGCCGACGTGATCCATGCCTTCGCCATGCCCGCCTTCGGCGTGAAGATCGATGCCGTTCCCGGCCGTCTGAACGAAACCTGGTTCAAGGCTGACCGCGAAGGTCTCTACTACGGCCAGTGTTCCGAGCTCTGCGGTAAGGACCACGCTTACATGCCGATCGCCATCCGCGTGGTTTCGCAGGAAAAATACGACACCTGGCTCGCAGCCGCCGCCACCAATCTCGGCGATGCGAACAAGGCGCTCATGGCGTCCATCGACGCGGCAAAGACCGTCGACGTCGCCGCTAACGCCGCACAGTAATCGGAAGGGGAGCTCGACCCATGGCTGGAACAGCCGTTCATCACGATCAACGCCATGATCACTCCGATCATGGCCACGCAGACCATGCGCATAAGCCTCTGAGCTTCTTTCAGCGCTGGTTCCTGTCGACCAACCACAAGGACATCGGCACGCTGTACCTGATCTTCGCGATTTTCGCGGGCATCATCGGTGGCACGCTTTCGGTGTTCATGCGCGCCGAACTGCAGGAGCCGGGCATCCAGATCTTCCACGGTCTGGCGCAGATGGTCTACGGCTTCGAGGGCGATGCTGCCATCGACGGCGGCAAGCACATGTTCAACGTCTTCACGACCGCGCACGCGCTCATCATGATCTTCTTCATGGTCATGCCGGCGCTGATCGGCGGCTTCGCCAACTGGATGGTTCCGATCATGATCGGTGCGCCGGACATGGCGTTCCCGCGCATGAACAACATCTCCTTCTGGCTGATCATCCCGGCCTTCCTGCTGGTGCTCCTGTCGATGTTCGTCGAGGGACCGGCCGGTGCCTATGGTGCGGGCGGCGGGTGGACGATCTATCCGCCATTCTCGACATCGGGCATGCCCGGGCCGGCCATGGATTTCGTGATCCTCGGCCTGCACATCGCCGGTGCGTCCTCGATCCTCGGTGCGATCAACTTCATCACCACGATCCTGAACATGCGCGCTCCAGGCATGACGCTGCACAAGATGCCGCTGTTTGCCTGGTCGGTTCTGATCACCGCCTTCCTGCTTCTGCTCTCGCTGCCGGTTCTGGCAGGCGGCATCACCATGCTGCTCACCGACCGCAACTTCGGCACGGCCTTCTTCGCGCCTGAAGGCGGCGGCGACCCGATCCTGTTCCAGCACCTGTTCTGGTTCTTCGGTCACCCGGAAGTGTACATCCTGATCCTGCCGGGCTTCGGCATCGTCAGCCACATCGTCTCCACCTTCTCGCGCAAGCCGATCTTCGGCTACCTCGGCATGGCCTACGCCATGGTCGCGATCGGCGCCGTCGGCTTTATCGTGTGGGCACACCACATGTACACCGTCGGCATGTCGCTCGACACGCAGCGCTACTTCGTCTTCGCGACGATGGTCATCGCAGTTCCGACCGGCGTTAAGATCTTCTCGTGGATCGCGACGATGTGGGGTGGTTCGATCCGCTTCACGACCCCGATGGTCTGGGCGATCGGCTTCATCTTCCTGTTCACCGTCGGTGGCGTCACGGGCGTTCAGCTCGCCAATGCCGGCCTCGACCGCTCGCTGCACGACACCTACTACGTGGTTGCCCACTTCCACTACGTTCTGTCGCTCGGCGCCGTGTTCGCGATCTTCGCTGCCTGGTACTACTGGTTCCCGAAGATGACCGGCTACATGTACTCCGAGTTCGTCGGCAAGCTGCACTTCTGGGTCATGTTCATCGGCGTGAACCTGATCTTCTTCCCGCAGCACTTCCTCGGCCTCGCCGGCATGCCGCGCCGCTACATCGACTATCCGGATGCCTATGCCGGCTGGAACATGGTTTCGTCCTACGGCTCCTACATCGCAGCCGTCGGCGTCCTTATCTTCCTCTTCGGCGTCTTCGAAGCCTTCGCCAAGAAGCGCGTCGCTGGTGACAATCCGTGGGGCGAGGGTGCGAACACTCTGGAATGGCAGCTGTCTTCGCCGCCGCCGTTCCACCAGTGGGAACAGCTCCCGCGCATCAAGTGATGGGCAACGAACAGAAGCCGCCGGTTCCGGCGGCTTCACCCCGCCGGAAAACCGGCGACACACGGCTATTGCGGCCGGGACTAAAGCAGGGACAGGACATGACGGTCATCGACAATCACGAAGCAGTCGGCATGGAAGGCGTACCGCGCCTGTCCGAAGCCTCTGCGCGCGATTACTTCGAGCTCCTGAAGCCGCGTGTCATGTCCCTCGTCGTCTTCACGGCGCTCGCCGGGCTTGTGCTCGCGCCAGGACACATCAATCCCTTCATCGGTTTCATCGCCATTCTCTGCATCGCCGTTGGCGCAGGCGCTTCGGGCGCGCTGAACATGTGGTATGACGCCGACATCGACGCGGTCATGAGCCGCACCGCCAAGCGCCCGATCCCTGCCGGCAAGATCCTGCCGCAGGAAGCGCTGGCTTTCGGCCTGACGCTGTCGGCCTTTTCCGTGATTATCCTCGGGCTCGCCGTCAATTGGCTCGCAGCCGGGTTACTCGCCTTCACCATCTTCTTCTACGTGGTCATCTACACGATGTGGCTGAAGCGCTCGACGCCGCAGAACATCGTCATCGGCGGTGCGGCCGGTGCTTTCCCGCCGATGATCGGCTGGGCCTGCGTCACCGGCGCCGTATCGATCGAAAGCATCGTTCTCTTCCTGATCACCTTCCTGTGGACGCCAGCGCATTTCTGGGCGCTTGCCCTCTTCAAGATGGGCGATTACGGCGCCGTCGGCGTGCCGATGATGCCGAACGTCTGCGGCCAGGCGACCACCAAGAAGCAGATCGTCATCTATGCGGTGCTGACCGCGCTCATCGGTATCTGTCCCACCTTGCTCGGTTTCGCGAGCATCGGTTACGGCCTCGTCGCAGCGGCACTCGGTCTCGGCTTCATCTGGTATTCGATCGGCGTGCTGCGCATGCCGGAAGCGGATGAGCGCATGCTGCCTGCCAAGAAGCTGTTCGCGTTCTCGATCATGTATCTGTTCGTGATCTTCTCCGCCCTGATGGCGGATCACCTGATCGTCAATATCTGGCTGAACGCCGGGAGTATTGCCTGATGGAAACCGTCAAGCTCACTGATGCCCAGAAGAAGTCTCGCCGCGGCCGCAACATCGCGCTCGGCTTTGTTCTCTTCGGGCTTGTCGTCCTTTTCTACATCGTCACGCTGATCAAGTTCGGCAACGGCATGGTCAACTGAGGCTGGATGGCATGAATTCGTCGGAAACCACGCCCAAGCAGCGCTCGAACCGCGTCGTCGTCGGCACTTGCCTCGCCTTCGTCGCCGGCATGGTCGGCATGGCCTATGCTGCCGTGCCGCTCTACGACATGTTCTGCCGCGTCACCGGCTACAACGGCACGACGCAGCGCGTCGAGCAGGCTTCGGACGTGATCCTGGACGAGAAGGTGAAGGTCACCTTTGACGCGAACACCTCGGGCGGTCTGCCCTGGGAGTTCAAGCCTGTCCAGCGCGACATCGATATCCGCATCGGCGAAACCGTGCAGGTGATGTACCGAGCGAAGAACCTGTCGTCGAAGCCGACGACAGGTCAGGCAACCTTCAACGTCACGCCGATGCAGGCCGGTGCCTATTTCAACAAGGTACAGTGCTTCTGCTTCACCGAGACGACGTTGCAGCCGGGAGAGGAGATGGAGATGCCCGTGGTATTCTTCGTCGATCCGGACATCGTCAAGGCGGTGGAGACCAAGGACATCAAGACGTTGACGCTGTCCTACACCTTCTACCCGCGCGAACCGTCGAAACCGGTGGCGCAGGTGAAGACGGAAGAGAACAAACTTTGACTGGAGGTCCTTTTCGGCTATGCCGGAAAGGCGACAAGAGAGAGACATATCGGGGATTACTGACATGGCCGGTGCGCATCAGAAAAATCACGACTACCACATCATCGACCCGAGCCCCTGGCCGTTGCTTGCCTCGATCGGCGCCTTCGTCATGGCGTTCGGCGGCATTTGCTACATGCGCTACCTCGCGGGCAGCTCGCTGAAGATCTTCGGCCTCGAGCTTGCCAACGTCTGGATCCTGCTCGCCGGTCTCATCATCGTTCTCTACACCATGTTCGGCTGGTGGTCGGACACGGTGAAGGAAGCGCATGAGGGCCACCACACCCGCGTCGTGTCGCTGCACCTGCGCTATGGCATGATCATGTTCATCGCTTCGGAAGTGATGTTCTTCGTGGCCTGGTTCTGGGCCTTCTTCGATGCGAGCCTGTTCCCGGGCGAAGCGATCCAGGCAACCCGCGCCACCTTCACGGGCGGCGTCTGGCCGCCGAAGGGCATCGAAGTTCTCGATCCGTGGCACCTGCCGCTCTACAACACCGTCATCCTCTTGCTTTCGGGCACGACGGTCACCTGGGCACACCATGCGCTGCTGCACAACGACCGCAAGGGCCTGATCTCGGGCCTGACGCTGACCGTCGTGCTCGGCGTGCTGTTCTCGTTCGTCCAGGGTTACGAATACGCGCACGCTCCGTTCGCCTTCAAGGACTCGATCTACGGCGCAACCTTCTTCATGGCGACCGGTTTCCACGGCTTCCACGTTCTGGTCGGCACGATCTTCCTGCTCGTCTGCCTGTTCCGCGCTCTGCGTGGCGACTTCACGCCGAAGCAGCACTTCGGCTTTGAAGCGGCCGCCTGGTACTGGCACTTCGTTGACGTTGTCTGGCTGTTCCTCTTCTTCTCCATCTACATCTGGGGAAGCTGGGGCGCTCCGATCGCGCACGGCTGATAGCGCGAGCATCTCGATCTCTAGAAACAAGGCGGTTGCAGCCATGCAGCCGCCTTGTTCATTTGGTTGTGTGAAAACCAGCGAACCAGAACGGGGAATAGGGATGCGGGTTGCCTTGTTTACGGGTGTCTTGGTGCTGTTGGGTGGCGCGACCGCGGCTGGGGCCGAAGTCGTCGACAAGGTGGTCGTCCATAAGGAACGACGAATCCTGCAGCTCTTCCTGGGCGACCGGATGATACGCGAATACTCTGTCGCGCTCGGCGGCAATCCTGTCGGACATAAACGGCAGGAAGGCGACGAGAAGACGCCGGAAGGGCTCTATCGTCTCGATTGGCGCAATCCGGGAAGCGGCTACTACAAATCCATTCACGTCTCCTATCCGGCGCCGGAAGATACCAAGGCCGCCGTCGCAAGCGGGGTCGATCCGGGCGGCCTGATCATGATCCACGGCCAGCCCAATTATTTCGGTTGGCTGGCGTTTTTGACGCAGCGCTTCGATTGGACGAATGGCTGCATTGCCGTTACCAATGCCGAAATGGAAGAAATCTGGACGATGGTTCCCAACAACACGCCGATAGAGATCAAGCCGTGAGCGAAGACAAGGCACATTTCCCGCCGGTGGATCCGGTGATGACAGGGATCAAGGGGCTTTGCCCGCGCTGCGGCCAGGGCAAGCTGTTTGATGGATTCCTCAAGGTCAAACCGGCCTGCACAAGCTGCGACCTCGACTATCGCTTCGCCGATTCCGGCGATGGCCCGGTGGTCTTCGTCATCCTCATCGTCGGCTTTGTCGTTGTCGGCGCGGCGCTCTGGGCGGAGATCAATTTCAACCCGCCGCTGTGGCTGCATTTCCTCTTGTGGATTCCGCTCGCGATTATCCTCAGCCTTGGTTTGACGCGCATGCTCAAGGGCGTCCTGATCAATCTGCAGTACCGCAACAATGCGCGCCCGGGCGAGATCGACCGTGGCTGAGATTGAAGTCAAGAAGCGTGGCATTCTCGGGCGCCTCGGCGCCTTCCTGTTGCTCGCAGTCGCCTTCGCCATCCTTATCTCGCTCGGTACCTGGCAGATGCAGCGGTTGCACTGGAAGGAAGGTCTGCTGACGGCCATTTCGGAGCGCCGGTCGGCGCCGCCGGTGACACTCGGCGGGATAGAAAAGATCCTTGCCGAGGGTGGCGACATCGATTACCGGACCGTGACCGTCCCGGGCCGGTTCGACCACACCAAGGAACGGCACTTCTTCGCCACCTTCAACGGCCGCACCGGCTATTATATCTTCACGCCGCTGATGCTCGACGACGACCGCTTCCTGTTCGTCAATCGCGGTTTCGTGCCCTTCGAGCAGAAGGACTCATCGACGCGCTTGGCCGGCGAGCTTCCCGCCTCAGTCGTAATCAAAGGCCTTGCAAGGCCGAAGCTCAGCGAAAAGCCGTCGTCGATCGTTCCGGACAATGATCTCGCCAAGAACATCTTCTACTGGAAGGACCTCGACACGATGGCGTCCTCGGTTGGGCTTCCCGCCGACAAGGTCCTGCCGTTCTTCGTTGATGCCGATGCGACGCCCAATCCGGGCGGACTGCCGATCGGCGGTGTGACCCAGTTCGATCTTCCGAATAACCACCTGCAATATGCCCTGACCTGGTATGGCCTGGCGGCGGCTCTGGTTCTGGTCAGCGGTCTCTACGCGGCGCGCCGCGGACGATAGCCCGGAGGGCGCCGCCGTGCTAACGCTGACGGAGGGATCGACAGCGGGGGACAAGGATGGCGATCATCACGAATACTCTGATTGCCTTGACGGGCCTGCTGCATGTCGGTTTTCTCGTGCTCGAAATGTTCCTGTGGACCGGGCCTCGGGGGAGGGCAGTCTTCCGCATGACACAGGAACAGGCGGAGACGACGCGGGTCCTTGCCGCCAACCAGGGGCTTTACAACGGTTTCCTCGCGGCCGGCCTGTTCTGGTCGTTGATCCAATCGGAACCATCCTTTGCCTTCGAACTGAAGGTGTTCTTCCTTGTGTGCGTGATCGTTGCCGCTATATATGGCGCGTGGTCGGTCAAGCCGCGTATCCTCCTGATCCAGGGCGGCCCGGCGATCGCAGCGCTCGTTTTCCTTCTAATGGCATCCTGATCCATGGCATCTTCAGCGGCAGCAAAATCCCCGATCACCATTCGCCTCTGCGGCCCGCGCGGCTTCTGCGCCGGCGTCGACAGGGCGATCCAGATCGTCGTCCTGGCGCTGAAGGAGTTCGGCGCCCCGGTCTATGTCCGCCACGAGATCGTGCACAACCGCTATGTCGTCGAAGGTCTCGAGGCCAAGGGCGCGATCTTCGTCGAAGAGCTTGATGAGATCCCGCCGGAGCACCGCAAGCAACCGGTGGTCTTTTCGGCCCACGGCGTGCCGAAGTCGGTGCCTGCCGACGCCGACGCCCGCAATCTCTTCTATCTCGACGCCACCTGTCCGCTGGTCTCCAAGGTTCACAAGCAGGCGATGCGTCACAATCGGCTTGGGCGCCACGTCGTTCTGATCGGTCATGCCGGCCACCCGGAAGTGATCGGCACCATGGGGCAGCTGCCCGAAGGTGCCGTGTCGCTGGTGGAGACCGTCGAGGATGCCGACGTCTATCAGCCGCCGGACCCGGACAATCTCGGCTTCGTGACCCAGACGACACTGTCGGTGGATGATACCGCCGGCGTCATCAAGCGCCTGCATGAGCGCTTCCCGAACCTGACTGCGCCTGCCGCCGATTCGATCTGCTACGCCACCACCAATCGCCAGGAGGCAGTGAAGCAGGCGGCTCCCGGCTGCGACCTGTTCCTGGTCGTCGGCGCGCCCAACTCGTCCAATTCCAAGCGGCTC is a window from the Ensifer adhaerens genome containing:
- a CDS encoding DUF983 domain-containing protein, with protein sequence MSEDKAHFPPVDPVMTGIKGLCPRCGQGKLFDGFLKVKPACTSCDLDYRFADSGDGPVVFVILIVGFVVVGAALWAEINFNPPLWLHFLLWIPLAIILSLGLTRMLKGVLINLQYRNNARPGEIDRG
- a CDS encoding cytochrome c oxidase assembly protein, whose product is MNSSETTPKQRSNRVVVGTCLAFVAGMVGMAYAAVPLYDMFCRVTGYNGTTQRVEQASDVILDEKVKVTFDANTSGGLPWEFKPVQRDIDIRIGETVQVMYRAKNLSSKPTTGQATFNVTPMQAGAYFNKVQCFCFTETTLQPGEEMEMPVVFFVDPDIVKAVETKDIKTLTLSYTFYPREPSKPVAQVKTEENKL
- the ispH gene encoding 4-hydroxy-3-methylbut-2-enyl diphosphate reductase, encoding MASSAAAKSPITIRLCGPRGFCAGVDRAIQIVVLALKEFGAPVYVRHEIVHNRYVVEGLEAKGAIFVEELDEIPPEHRKQPVVFSAHGVPKSVPADADARNLFYLDATCPLVSKVHKQAMRHNRLGRHVVLIGHAGHPEVIGTMGQLPEGAVSLVETVEDADVYQPPDPDNLGFVTQTTLSVDDTAGVIKRLHERFPNLTAPAADSICYATTNRQEAVKQAAPGCDLFLVVGAPNSSNSKRLVEVALRAGAKKSVLVQRASEIDWDEMGDIATVGLSAGASAPEVIVNEIIEAFRERYDAQVELADTVEENENFLVNREIRHVPLTSADMAFVNGE
- a CDS encoding heme o synthase; translation: MTVIDNHEAVGMEGVPRLSEASARDYFELLKPRVMSLVVFTALAGLVLAPGHINPFIGFIAILCIAVGAGASGALNMWYDADIDAVMSRTAKRPIPAGKILPQEALAFGLTLSAFSVIILGLAVNWLAAGLLAFTIFFYVVIYTMWLKRSTPQNIVIGGAAGAFPPMIGWACVTGAVSIESIVLFLITFLWTPAHFWALALFKMGDYGAVGVPMMPNVCGQATTKKQIVIYAVLTALIGICPTLLGFASIGYGLVAAALGLGFIWYSIGVLRMPEADERMLPAKKLFAFSIMYLFVIFSALMADHLIVNIWLNAGSIA
- a CDS encoding invasion associated locus B family protein, whose amino-acid sequence is MIRRFEVYMGLPLFSRLSAFAALGLAVLALPVQSLAQQPAGTPGTVKSNHGAWSIVCDQPAGASSDQCALMQNVIAEDRPEVGLSVVVLKTADRKAKILRVLAPLGVLLPNGLGLNVDGKDIGRAYFVRCFSDGCYAEVVLEDELLKTFRSGATATFIVFQSPEEGIGIPVDLKGFGEGYDALP
- the coxB gene encoding cytochrome c oxidase subunit II, which gives rise to MKNKAYAVLAALACLLFASSAFADKPVEWQTNFQTAATGIMEEITWFEHYTLWFIIPITLFVLLLLIIVVVKFRESANPVPSKTSHNTAIEVVWTVGPVIVLLFLAIPSFQLLTAQLTPPANPDLTLKATGNQWYWSYEYEVGESPLSFDSILMKEGDRAALGKEDKKEYPRLLAVDNEVVIPVGKTVRVLVTAADVIHAFAMPAFGVKIDAVPGRLNETWFKADREGLYYGQCSELCGKDHAYMPIAIRVVSQEKYDTWLAAAATNLGDANKALMASIDAAKTVDVAANAAQ
- a CDS encoding SURF1 family protein, producing MRARARSTVAEIEVKKRGILGRLGAFLLLAVAFAILISLGTWQMQRLHWKEGLLTAISERRSAPPVTLGGIEKILAEGGDIDYRTVTVPGRFDHTKERHFFATFNGRTGYYIFTPLMLDDDRFLFVNRGFVPFEQKDSSTRLAGELPASVVIKGLARPKLSEKPSSIVPDNDLAKNIFYWKDLDTMASSVGLPADKVLPFFVDADATPNPGGLPIGGVTQFDLPNNHLQYALTWYGLAAALVLVSGLYAARRGR
- a CDS encoding L,D-transpeptidase family protein, encoding MRVALFTGVLVLLGGATAAGAEVVDKVVVHKERRILQLFLGDRMIREYSVALGGNPVGHKRQEGDEKTPEGLYRLDWRNPGSGYYKSIHVSYPAPEDTKAAVASGVDPGGLIMIHGQPNYFGWLAFLTQRFDWTNGCIAVTNAEMEEIWTMVPNNTPIEIKP
- the ctaD gene encoding cytochrome c oxidase subunit I; its protein translation is MAGTAVHHDQRHDHSDHGHADHAHKPLSFFQRWFLSTNHKDIGTLYLIFAIFAGIIGGTLSVFMRAELQEPGIQIFHGLAQMVYGFEGDAAIDGGKHMFNVFTTAHALIMIFFMVMPALIGGFANWMVPIMIGAPDMAFPRMNNISFWLIIPAFLLVLLSMFVEGPAGAYGAGGGWTIYPPFSTSGMPGPAMDFVILGLHIAGASSILGAINFITTILNMRAPGMTLHKMPLFAWSVLITAFLLLLSLPVLAGGITMLLTDRNFGTAFFAPEGGGDPILFQHLFWFFGHPEVYILILPGFGIVSHIVSTFSRKPIFGYLGMAYAMVAIGAVGFIVWAHHMYTVGMSLDTQRYFVFATMVIAVPTGVKIFSWIATMWGGSIRFTTPMVWAIGFIFLFTVGGVTGVQLANAGLDRSLHDTYYVVAHFHYVLSLGAVFAIFAAWYYWFPKMTGYMYSEFVGKLHFWVMFIGVNLIFFPQHFLGLAGMPRRYIDYPDAYAGWNMVSSYGSYIAAVGVLIFLFGVFEAFAKKRVAGDNPWGEGANTLEWQLSSPPPFHQWEQLPRIK
- a CDS encoding cytochrome c oxidase subunit 3, with product MAGAHQKNHDYHIIDPSPWPLLASIGAFVMAFGGICYMRYLAGSSLKIFGLELANVWILLAGLIIVLYTMFGWWSDTVKEAHEGHHTRVVSLHLRYGMIMFIASEVMFFVAWFWAFFDASLFPGEAIQATRATFTGGVWPPKGIEVLDPWHLPLYNTVILLLSGTTVTWAHHALLHNDRKGLISGLTLTVVLGVLFSFVQGYEYAHAPFAFKDSIYGATFFMATGFHGFHVLVGTIFLLVCLFRALRGDFTPKQHFGFEAAAWYWHFVDVVWLFLFFSIYIWGSWGAPIAHG
- a CDS encoding DUF1304 domain-containing protein, with the translated sequence MAIITNTLIALTGLLHVGFLVLEMFLWTGPRGRAVFRMTQEQAETTRVLAANQGLYNGFLAAGLFWSLIQSEPSFAFELKVFFLVCVIVAAIYGAWSVKPRILLIQGGPAIAALVFLLMAS